A portion of the Avibacterium sp. 20-132 genome contains these proteins:
- the ybgE gene encoding cyd operon protein YbgE yields MINKAYHLVNKGSWRALSLILAIALTLCFFFNINAFVTQLRTTAPIWVIFILWATVILWIHGIGFEIRATIWKLLFFPYIGYIVGIVALIYNFLLPAFSH; encoded by the coding sequence ATGATTAATAAAGCGTATCATTTAGTAAATAAGGGCTCTTGGCGAGCCCTTTCGTTGATCTTGGCTATCGCATTAACCCTCTGTTTTTTCTTTAATATTAATGCATTTGTCACACAATTAAGAACGACAGCACCTATTTGGGTAATATTTATTTTGTGGGCAACGGTTATTTTATGGATTCACGGCATTGGGTTTGAAATTCGGGCGACCATTTGGAAACTTTTATTTTTTCCTTATATTGGTTATATCGTCGGAATTGTTGCTTTAATCTACAATTTCCTTTTGCCAGCTTTCTCTCATTAA
- a CDS encoding cytochrome bd oxidase small subunit, CydX/CbdX family, with product MFYVLWVVGVLFAIMLSAVITIGIEKTGKFDE from the coding sequence ATGTTTTATGTTTTATGGGTAGTGGGTGTCTTGTTTGCCATAATGCTAAGTGCAGTGATCACAATTGGCATTGAAAAAACAGGTAAATTTGACGAGTAA